One Coccinella septempunctata chromosome X, icCocSept1.1, whole genome shotgun sequence genomic window carries:
- the LOC123321432 gene encoding AP-1 complex subunit mu-1, whose translation MSSSAIYILDVKGKVLISRNYRGDIDLGVIEKFMPLLMEKEEEGLLTPILQTSDCTFAYIKTNNLYIVSTTKKNANIALVFVFLHKIVQVMTEYFKELEEESIRDNFVVIYELLDELIDFGYPQTTDSKILQEYITQEGHKLEIQPRIPVAVTNAVSWRSEGIKYRKNEVFLDVIESVNLLANANGNVLRSEIVGAIKMRVYLSGMPELRLGLNDKVLFESTGRGKSKSVELEDVKFHQCVRLSRFEIDRTISFIPPDGEFELMSYRLNTHVKPLIWIESVIERHAHSRVEYMIKAKSQFKRRSTANNVEIVIPVPHDADSPKFKTTIGSVKYAPEQNAITWTIKSFPGGKEFLMRAHFGLPSVECEDTEGKPPIQVKFEIPYFTTSGIQVRYLKIIEKSGYQALPWVRYITQNGDYQLRTN comes from the exons ATGTCGTCTTCTGCAATTTATATTTTAGATGTAAAGGGAAAG GTCCTTATTTCAAGGAACTATCGAGGGGACATAGACTTGGGTGTAATTGAGAAATTCATGCCATTACTGATGGAAAAAGAGGAGGAAGGTTTACTCACTCCTATTCTACAAACATCTGATTGCACCTTCGCATACATCAAAACTAACAACTTATATATAGTTAGTACCACCAAGAAAAATGCTAATATCGCTCTAGTATtcgtttttcttcataaaatcgttCAAGTTATGACTGAATATTTTAAAGAATTGGAAGAAGAAAGTATCAGGGATAATTTTGTAGTAATTTATGAGCTTTTGGATGAGCTTATAGACTTTGGTTACCCTCAAACAACTGATAGCAAAATTCTTCAAGAGTATATTACACAGGAAGGTCATAAATTGGAAATCCAACCTCGCATACCAGTTGCTGTAACTAATGCAGTTTCTTGGAGGTCGGAGGGAATAAAGTATAGAAAAAATGAAGTATTTTTAGATGTCATAGAATCAGTTAATTTATTGGCTAATGCAAATGGAAATGTTTTACGTAGTGAAATTGTTGGCGCTATCAAAATGAGAGTATATTTGTCTGGGATGCCTGAACTGCGTCTTGGTTTAAACGATAAAGTATTATTTGAAAGTACTGGAAGAGGAAAGTCCAAATCAGTTGAATTAGAAGATGTTAAGTTTCACCAATGTGTGAGGTTGTCAAGGTTTGAAATTGATAGAACAATTTCTTTCATTCCACCTGATGGGGAATTTGAATTGATGTCTTACAGACTCAATACCCAT GTAAAACCCTTGATTTGGATTGAGTCGGTAATTGAAAGACATGCCCACAGTCGTGTAGAGTACATGATTAAGGCAAAATCCCAGTTTAAGCGGAGATCTACTGCGAACAatgttgaaatagttattccAGTACCACATGATGCAGATTCTCCAAAATTCAAAACAACTATAGGTAGTGTTAAGTATGCTCCTGAACAAAATGCAATTACTTGGACCATTAAGTCATTCCCTGGGGGCAAGGAATTTTTAATGAGGGCTCATTTTGGACTACCAAGTGTTGAATGTGAAGATACAGAAGGAAAGCCTCCAATACAAGTCAAATTTGAAATACCCTATTTCACAACGTCTGGAATTCAA GTGCGTTATcttaaaatcattgaaaaaagtGGATACCAAGCACTTCCATGGGTTCGTTACATAACACAAAATGGAGATTATCAGTTGAGAACTAATTGA
- the LOC123321832 gene encoding 5'-nucleotidase domain-containing protein 1-like, whose product MMRKFLGNVVRKRLLINLCSEPVEPLNQIRNIATKTPDKTFKLSDYDCIGFDLDNTVARYKVGAMMEMEYEILAKYLIQKGYSKKHLLKPVEQDFLLKGLIVDNENGNILKIAADGRILAASHGTKLLYDDEIQKVYPHFHWEPTDIFAKDPLHTWNGPYSEKMRTLLDYFDIVASLVYARAVDSVDEENGKPGNNYKIWPDLLEALQYMFNRDHFQQEKGIYFSKMKSNPEKYYYRCSDDLIDWFKILKKKNKLLFLITGAYVDFASLTASTALGRNWRDYFDIIVTYAKKPGFFTQKRDFIGLDGFKETLPVPYEDLNLGGIYTHGNWIDLHRFLSQHSLQENPKFLYIGDNLIQDIYTPNVYSHCDTVAVCEELQAEGMHGHDTRHPDKQFLRSSIWGSYFQYKNCSTNWYQILKDHSKICIPSLEYIAKFPLEFEHECMPFSSKI is encoded by the coding sequence ATGATGAGGAAATTTCTAGGAAATGTTGTTCGTAAAAGACTGCTGATTAATTTGTGTAGTGAACCTGTTGAACCATTGAATCAAATAAGGAACATTGCCACCAAAACCCCAGataaaactttcaaattatCAGATTATGACTGTATAGGATTCGATTTAGACAATACTGTTGCCAGATATAAAGTTGGTGCAATGATGGAGATGGAGTATGAAATATTAGCTAAGTATTTAATACAAAAGGGATATTCAAAGAAGCATTTATTGAAGCCAGTTGAACAGGATTTTTTACTCAAAGGACTCATAGTTGATAATGAAAATGGTAATATATTGAAGATAGCTGCTGATGGTCGCATTCTGGCAGCATCTCATGGTACAAAATTACTTTATGATGATGAGATTCAGAAGGTGTACCCTCATTTTCACTGGGAACCTACAGATATTTTTGCAAAGGATCCATTACACACTTGGAATGGCCCATATTCAGAAAAGATGCGTACTTTACTTGATTATTTTGATATTGTAGCAAGCTTAGTTTATGCCCGAGCTGTAGATTCTGTAGATGAAGAAAATGGTAAGCCTGGAAATAACTACAAAATTTGGCCAGACTTACTTGAAGCTCTCCAGTATATGTTCAACAGAGATCATTTTCAACAGGAGAAGGGTATATATTTCAGCAAAATGAAATCAAATCCAGAAAAATATTACTATAGATGTTCTGATGACTTAATTGACTGGTTTAAGAttctaaagaaaaaaaataagcttCTGTTTTTGATCACTGGAGCTTATGTTGATTTTGCTTCATTAACTGCATCTACTGCCTTGGGTAGGAACTGGAGAGATTATTTCGACATTATTGTAACATATGCTAAGAAACCTGgttttttcacacaaaaaagAGATTTTATTGGTCTAGATGGTTTCAAAGAGACTTTACCTGTTCCATATGAGGATTTGAATTTAGGAGGTATTTATACTCATGGCAATTGGATCGATTTACACAGATTTTTATCTCAACATTCTCTACAagaaaatccaaaatttttgtACATTGGAGATAATTTGATTCAAGATATTTACACTCCAAATGTTTATTCACATTGTGATACAGTTGCAGTATGTGAAGAATTGCAAGCTGAAGGAATGCATGGACATGATACTAGACATCCAGATAAACAATTCTTGAGATCTTCCATTTGGGGATCGTATTTTCAGTATAAAAATTGCAGTACAAATTGGTACCAAATTCTCAAAGATCATTCCAAAATCTGCATACCAAGCTTGGAATATATAGCTAAATTTCCTTTAGAATTTGAACATGAATGTATGCCATTTAGTAGTAAAATATAA
- the LOC123321833 gene encoding 5'-nucleotidase domain-containing protein 1-like, with product MLEQSFKFSNFDCIGFDLDNTIAKFKIGAMVELEYKVLAQFLLKRGYLRKHLEVEIDFDFIQKGLILDGQKGNILKIAGDGKILRATHGTKPLSDEEIEKFYKNRHWELTDLFVQNPMQVWNGPNSERMRSLLDYFDIIVSLVFARCVDSVDEERNGIQEEYSIYDDIYDGLLEMFNIEHFQTNQGGYYSELKSNPEKYYHKCSNKVIDWLKTLKSQGKLLFLITGSYIDFASLTASNTLGPNWKDYFDIIVTYAKKPGFFTSDRKFIGLEGINQTGQIKVEDLKLGGTYVNGNWQELYQFLMTHSPKRYPRFLYIGDSVVQDIYAPDIYSHCETVAICEELCIDEKYGVHPDEKVINSEFWGSYFKDKGVDTIWSKIIDENAKLCIPDLEYAAGLP from the coding sequence ATGCTAGAGCAAAGCtttaaattttcgaattttgattGCATTGGATTCGATTTGGATAACACTATAGCTAAATTCAAGATAGGAGCTATGGTTGAATTGGAATATAAAGTATTAGCTCAATTTTTATTGAAGAGAGGATATCTCAGAAAACATCTAGAAGTAGAAATAGATTTTGACTTCATTCAGAAAGGGTTGATATTGGATGGCCAAAAAGGTAATATTTTGAAGATTGCGGGCGATGGAAAAATATTACGAGCTACTCATGGTACCAAGCCATTATCAGATGAAGAGATTGAAAAATTTTACAAAAATCGCCACTGGGAATTGACAgatttatttgttcaaaatcCCATGCAAGTTTGGAATGGCCCAAATTCAGAAAGAATGCGATCCCTGTTGGACtactttgatataatagttTCTTTAGTATTTGCCAGATGTGTCGACTCAGTGGATGAAGAAAGAAATGGAATCCAAGAAGAGTATTCTATTTACGATGATATTTATGATGGACTTCTAGAAATGTTCAACATTGAGCATTTTCAGACCAACCAAGGTGGATACTATTCAGAATTGAAGTCAAATCCAGAGAAATATTATCATAAGTGTTCTAATAAAGTAATTGATTGGTTGAAAACATTGAAAAGTCAAGGAAAGTTACTTTTTCTGATCACTGGGTCTTACATTGATTTTGCTTCATTGACTGCGTCAAATACATTGGGTCCAAATTGGAAGGACTATTTCGATATCATTGTGACTTATGCTAAAAAGCCTGGCTTTTTCACATCGGATAGGAAATTTATTGGCCTAGAAGGCATTAATCAGACAGGACAGATCAAAGTTGAAGATTTGAAGTTAGGTGGAACATATGTGAATGGAAACTGGCAGGAGCTTTACCAGTTTTTGATGACACATTCGCCTAAGCGATACCCAAGGTTTTTATACATTGGAGACAGTGTGGTCCAAGATATTTATGCTCCTGATATATATTCTCACTGTGAAACTGTAGCTATATGTGAAGAATTGTGTATTGATGAAAAGTATGGTGTCCATCCTGATGAAAAAGTTATTAATTCCGAGTTTTGGGGATCTTATTTCAAGGACAAAGGTGTTGATACAATTTGGAGTaaaattattgatgaaaatgCCAAACTCTGCATTCCCGATTTGGAATATGCTGCTGGTTTACCATAG
- the LOC123321431 gene encoding protein dispatched translates to MGNTYDSPLLHSKFSKLVNGNFFKMNLRWFANAVVHHPLAIILAVIVLSVTCLVIPFARKSRTFPSFSDPQLGFSTRGTVIANRLTTWENLVESTRPSGQFAVNPKELLMLQNLSSTINHLKRKKGQKKKKSKKEYGEVLVNEKKNVTDYNYDNWAEIRKMTNASFMLKAKVKKDEGYFCGNPDEKYAHLVIKSKNNLFELSSLMTLCRLEYELSNAQNFSDLCVQNTKTSRCCKPWSIGNYIAVLNNRTSCLGVNEEDVNSTIALLSKCAKYYFSLKLVPDCFERKYLCKAPKECVKHDAVYNILNFLSSTDFISENNTSVENIQLHETMLFLPLAGSTAILPYFHTVENLNLNYDDIEIVAMDFGIKSSLFDEYLVHDMWLMVLGTIFILFCMWLYTKSLFLTIVTITGIVFSLGISYFFYVIVFELKFFPFMNLLAVIVAIGIGSDDAFIFCKIWTKVKQEEKNETMVHLLTDTFHHAFVTIFVTTLTTTVAFMASYISSVTAVCCFSIFAGTAVIINFLLMVTWFPACIVIWERSCYVPSSISQNFIIASVCRGCSYVFAPTLDVFANLPKSSTINELWCSKEKYLLNCVINLRYLWITISFGIAAGSIVIVLYNPKLELPDSQDFQLFTSSHPFEQYDFVYKNHFWFHRESLNSDFNYELPLRFVWGVLPVDNGDHLDPTNLGTLELDPNFNMSDPSSQVWLLNFCRNLKREPFFRPMMGPLLPNCFIETFLKSMQRTCSDYMSVKDRTPCCNSSTFPFSPEVFDKCIIQEMADIYETPSQFLIPGLAGPKFSKDQNPTIKVVVVEYISNYSYSMSYDVMNEFFNRVENWMREQLQTAPKGMQSGWFVSELKFYDLQKELASSTFYAILLSMGLALAVLLFSTLNLLISFFAILTITCSIFVTIAILVLLGWKLNILESVAISTAIGLAVDFSLHYSVNYRLCPVGLVNNRQAATSFALSNMAGPALMAAVTTGAAGACMLPSLILPYIQIGIFLVIVMSVSWLYATFFLGSLFATIGPQNHFGQFSYSKLCQCFKGNPSRDRTRSQPTNSSISDTHELEMLTDKSLKTISLSLQKSPKGGGTNQNRVLSDQSPSATSAITIVMADEN, encoded by the exons ATGGGTAACACCTACGATTCTCCCTTATtacattcaaaattttctaaGCTGGTAAATGGTAACTTCTTCAAAATGAATTTACGTTGGTTTGCTAATGCTGTTGTACACCATCCTTTAGCTATAATATTAGCTGTCATTGTTTTATCCGTTACTTGCCTTGTAATACCATTTGCAAGAAAGTCGAGAACTTTTCCAAGTTTTTCAGATCCTCAATTG GGCTTTTCTACAAGAGGTACAGTCATCGCTAACAGGCTTACTACATGGGAAAATTTGGTTGAATCTACTAGACCATCAGGCCAGTTCGCAGTTAATCCAAAAGAGCTTCTTATGCTTCAGAATCTAAGTTCTACTATCAATCATTTGAAACGAAAGAAAggtcaaaaaaagaaaaaatccaaAAAGGAATATGGAGAA gTGTTGGTAAATGAGAAGAAAAATGTAACAGATTATAACTATGATAATTGGgcagaaataagaaaaatgacGAATGCTAGTTTTATGTTGAAAGCTAAGGTGAAAAAAGACGAAGGATATTTCTGTGGCAATCCAG ATGAAAAGTATGCACACCTTGTGATCAAATCCAAGAATAATTTATTTGAGTTATCTTCTCTGATGACACTGTGTCGTCTTGAGTATGAATTATCAAACGCACAAAACTTTTCTGACTTATGTGTTCAAAATACAAAGACATCCAGATGCTGTAAGCCTTGGTCTATAGGAAATTATATAGCAGTATTAAATAATAGGACATCTTGCTTGGGAGTTAAT GAAGAAGATGTTAACTCGACTATCGCATTACTAAGTAAATGTGCCAAATATTATTTCAGTTTGAAACTTGTACCAGATTGTTTTGAAAGAAAATACCTCTGTAAAGCACCTAAAGAATGTGTGAAGCATGATGCCGTTTataacattttgaatttcttgagTTCCACTGATTTTATATCAGAAAAT AATACATcagttgaaaatattcaacttcatGAAACAATGTTATTTTTACCGCTTGCTGGAAGCACAGCCATTTTACCATATTTCCATACTGTAGAGAACTTAAACCTCAATTATGATGATATAGAAATAGTAGCAATGGATTTTGGCATCAAAAGTTCCTTATTTGACGAATATTTGGTACATGATATGTGGCTGATGGTACTAGGCACAATTTTCATTCTTTTCTGTATGTGGTTGTATACCAAATCATTATTCCTGACCATTGTGACAATAACTGGGATAGTATTCTCACTAGGAATCTCATATTTTTTCTATGTAattgtttttgaattgaaattctTTCCATTCATGAATCTCCTTGCTGTTATAGTAGCCATAG GGATCGGTTCAGATGATGCATTTATTTTCTGCAAAATTTGGACTAAAGTTAAGCAGGAAGAAAAAAACGAAACGATGGTTCATCTGCTAACTGACACATTCCATCATGCATTTGTTACGATTTTTGTTACTACTTTAACGACTACTGTTGCCTTCATGGCATCTTACATAAGCTCAGTTACAGCTGTTTGTTGTTTTAG taTTTTTGCTGGAACAGCTGTAATAATAAATTTCTTGCTGATGGTTACATGGTTCCCAGCCTGTATTGTGATTTGGGAAAGATCCTGTTATGTTCCAAGCAGTAtatctcaaaattttataattgcTTCTGTGTGCCGAGGCTGCTCCTACGTTTTTGCTCCAACATTGGACGTGTTTGCAAATTTGCCGAAAAGCTCCACCATCAACGAATTATGGTGCTCAAAGGAGAAATATCTATTGAACTGTGTTATTAATCTAAGATACCTATGGATTACGATATCTTTTGGAATAGCAGCTGGAAGTATTGTGATAGTACTATATAATCCGAAACTTGAGCTACCTGATTCGCAAGACTTTCAATTATTCACTAGCTCCCACCCCTTTGAGCAGTATGATTTCGTATACAAGAATCACTTTTGGTTTCACCGGGAATCT CTCAATTCAGATTTCAACTATGAATTGCCACTTCGTTTTGTTTGGGGAGTTCTACCAGTTGACAACGGTGACCATCTGGACCCCACAAATCTTGGTACTCTCGAACTGGATCCCAACTTCAACATGTCTGATCCGAGCTCTCAAGTGTGGCTCTTGAATTTCTGTAGGAATCTGAAACGAGAACCGTTTTTTCGCCCTATGATGGGTCCTCTGCTCCCGAACTGCTTCATTGAGACTTTCCTGAAATCAATGCAGAGAACCTGCTCAGATTATATGTCGGTCAAAGACCGTACACCATGTTGCAATTCTTCGACGTTTCCCTTCAGCCCGGAAGTTTTTGATAAATGTATAATACAGGAGATGGCTGATATTTACGAGACACCCTCGCAGTTTTTGATTCCAGGATTAGCCGGCCCAAAATTCTCGAAAGACCAAAACCCGACAATAAAAGTTGTTGTAGTTGAATACATTAGTAATTATAGTTATTCAATGTCCTATGATGTTATGAACGAATTTTTTAATCGTGTCGAGAACTGGATGCGAGAACAATTGCAGACTGCACCCAAAGGCATGCAGAGTGGTTGGTTTGTTAGCGAGTTGAAATTTTATGATTTGCAGAAGGAACTAGCTAGTAGTACTTTTTATGCTATCTTGCTGTCAATGGGCTTAGCTTTAGCTGTTCTGTTGTTCTCCACACTGAATCTTCTGATAAGTTTCTTTGCTATCCTAACAATCACTTGTAGCATATTTGTGACCATTGCCATACTAGTGCTGTTAGGTTGGAAGTTGAATATATTAGAGTCAGTTGCTATTTCTACCGCCATTGGTCTGGCGGTAGATTTTAGTTTACACTACAGTGTTAATTATAGATTGTGTCCAGTGGGTTTAGTCAATAATCGTCAGGCTGCAACCAGTTTCGCCCTGTCGAACATGGCTGGGCCCGCACTGATGGCTGCTGTAACCACAGGTGCAGCTGGAGCTTGTATGTTACCATCCCTCATATTACCATACATACAAATAGGTATATTTTTAGTGATTGTTATGAGTGTTAGTTGGTTGTATGCTACCTTCTTCTTGGGGTCCCTATTCGCAACAATAGGACCTCAGAATCATTTTGGTCAATTCTCTTACTCTAAATTGTGTCAATGTTTCAAAGGAAATCCATCCAGGGATAGAACTCGAAGCCAGCCCACGAATTCTTCTATATCAGACACTCACGAGTTGGAAATGCTGACTGATAAATCCTTGAAAACCATTTCCCTGTCTTTACAGAAATCTCCTAAGGGTGGTGGCACAAACCAAAATAGGGTACTTTCTGATCAGTCGCCGTCGGCCACTAGCGCAATTACTATTGTAATGGCAGATGAAAATTGA